A DNA window from Centropristis striata isolate RG_2023a ecotype Rhode Island chromosome 10, C.striata_1.0, whole genome shotgun sequence contains the following coding sequences:
- the LOC131979038 gene encoding frizzled-7-like gives MAAARSTTGSVLLRIMWLLCGLSFSSTSAQNYNSESGISIPEHGFCQPISIPLCTDIAYNQTIMPNLLGHTNQEDAGLEVHQFYPLVKVQCSADLKFFLCSMYAPVCTVLEQAIPPCRSLCERARQGCEALMNKFGFQWPERLRCEAFPVHGAGEICVGQNTSEPSSPASSSSPYAPEPVTLPPNIGRPNQRNPTHNQYHQFSCPLQLEVPSYLGYRFMGVNDCGAPCEPTKPTGIMYFREDEVKFGRLWVGIWSILCCVSTLFTVLTYLVDMRRFRYPERPIIFLSGCYFMVAVAYAAGFFLEDKVVCVDKFKDDGYRTVAQGTKKEGCTILFMVLYFFGMASSIWWVILSLTWFLSAGMKWGHEAIEANSQYFHLAAWAVPAIKTITILAMGQVDGDVLTGVCFVGIFNVDALRGFVLAPLFVYLFIGTSFLLAGFVSLFRIRTIMKHDGTKTEKLEKLMVRIGVFSVLYTVPATIVIACYFYEQAFREHWQRTWHMQTCKRFAVPCPVHNFAPMTPDFTVFMIKYLMTMIVGITSGFWVWSGKTLQSWRRFYKRLSNGNHGETTV, from the coding sequence ATGGCGGCGGCCAGGTCCACCACTGGCTCCGTGCTGCTGCGGATCATGTGGCTGCTGTGCGGGCTGTCCTTCTCATCCACTTCTGCTCAGAATTACAACAGTGAGAGTGGAATATCTATCCCAGAACACGGGTTTTGCCAGCCCATCTCCATCCCGCTTTGCACCGACATCGCCTACAACCAGACCATCATGCCGAACCTCCTGGGCCACACCAACCAGGAGGACGCCGGACTAGAGGTGCACCAGTTCTACCCGCTGGTGAAGGTCCAGTGCTCCGCGGATCTAAAGTTCTTCTTGTGCTCCATGTATGCTCCAGTGTGCACAGTGCTGGAGCAGGCCATCCCCCCATGTCGGTCCCTGTGTGAGCGTGCACGGCAGGGATGTGAAGCCCTCATGAATAAATTCGGCTTCCAGTGGCCGGAGCGGCTCCGCTGCGAGGCCTTCCCGGTCCACGGAGCTGGGGAGATCTGCGTGGGCCAGAACACATCCGAACCCAGCAGCCCGGCCTCATCGTCGTCCCCCTATGCACCCGAACCTGTGACCCTTCCCCCGAACATAGGCCGACCCAACCAACGCAACCCCACGCACAACCAGTACCACCAGTTCTCCTGCCCTCTGCAGCTGGAGGTGCCGAGCTACCTGGGCTATCGATTTATGGGGGTCAACGACTGCGGGGCACCATGTGAGCCCACCAAACCAACAGGCATCATGTATTTCCGGGAGGATGAGGTGAAATTCGGTCGGCTGTGGGTCGGGATCTGGTCCATACTGTGCTGTGTGAGCACCTTATTCACTGTGCTCACATATTTAGTGGACATGAGGCGGTTCCGATACCCCGAGAGGCCCATCATCTTCTTATCCGGCTGTTACTTCATGGTGGCGGTGGCCTACGCTGCTGGGTTTTTCCTGGAGGACAAAGTTGTTTGTGTGGATAAATTCAAGGATGACGGCTACAGGACAGTGGCTCAGGGGACTAAAAAGGAGGGCTGCACCATCCTCTTCATGGTGTTGTACTTTTTTGGTATGGCCAGCTCCATCTGGTGGGTGATTTTGTCCCTGACTTGGTTTCTCTCTGCCGGGATGAAATGGGGCCATGAGGCGATCGAAGCCAACTCCCAGTACTTCCACCTGGCCGCATGGGCTGTCCCGGCCATCAAAACCATCACCATCCTCGCCATGGGCCAGGTGGACGGAGACGTGCTGACGGGGGTGTGTTTCGTTGGGATCTTCAACGTGGACGCGCTCCGCGGCTTCGTCCTGGCTCCTCTTTTTGTCTACCTGTTCATCGGCACGTCCTTCCTCCTGGCCGGGTTTGTGTCCCTCTTTCGGATCCGCACCATCATGAAGCACGACGGCACCAAGACGGAGAAGCTGGAGAAGCTGATGGTGCGCATCGGTGTGTTCAGTGTGCTCTACACGGTTCCGGCCACCATCGTGATCGCCTGCTACTTCTACGAGCAGGCCTTCAGGGAGCACTGGCAGCGGACCTGGCACATGCAGACCTGCAAGCGGTTCGCCGTACCCTGCCCGGTCCACAACTTCGCCCCCATGACTCCAGACTTCACCGTGTTCATGATCAAATACCTGATGACCATGATAGTCGGGATCACTTCGGGTTTCTGGGTCTGGTCCGGGAAGACTCTGCAGTCATGGCGGAGGTTCTACAAACGCCTCAGCAACGGCAACCACGGAGAGACAACGGTGTAA